In Halobaculum sp. XH14, a single genomic region encodes these proteins:
- a CDS encoding MaoC/PaaZ C-terminal domain-containing protein, with amino-acid sequence MPYSYRPHHFEDFEEGQTFESVGRTVTESDFVMHSAFTGDWTELHTNADYAADSQFGERVAHGPMTFSLATGFVYRCGFLERTVMAFLGMNYMDIPAPVYEGDSISLDMEVTETKPFSSREDAGLVVIDTEMTNQDDETVFAGDMKFMIERES; translated from the coding sequence ATGCCATACAGCTACCGGCCACACCACTTCGAGGACTTCGAGGAGGGCCAGACGTTCGAGAGCGTCGGCCGCACCGTCACCGAGTCCGACTTCGTCATGCACTCGGCGTTCACCGGCGACTGGACCGAACTCCACACGAACGCCGACTACGCGGCCGACTCGCAGTTCGGCGAGCGCGTCGCCCACGGTCCGATGACGTTCTCGCTGGCCACCGGGTTCGTCTACCGGTGCGGCTTCCTCGAACGCACGGTGATGGCGTTCCTCGGCATGAACTACATGGACATCCCCGCGCCCGTCTACGAGGGCGACTCCATCTCGCTCGACATGGAAGTCACCGAGACGAAGCCGTTCTCCTCGCGCGAGGACGCCGGCCTGGTCGTCATCGACACGGAGATGACCAACCAGGACGACGAGACGGTGTTCGCGGGCGACATGAAGTTCATGATCGAGCGCGAGTCGTAG
- a CDS encoding helix-turn-helix domain-containing protein: MIDDCLVVEVRVTGDECPLAAATRATGARLEAESPLLRRDGNALLRFSAPADDDLAAALDADERIRYLHRSAGDGRDRYRCLSMHPCVVHDLIDAGFMAESLTYADGEGRFEGAVVGRDVLQGVMEAAGEAVGVTLERVYPLGPDSAEAAGRWDVTPPQEAALRAALAAGYFAVPKESTASEVAAELGISKSAFLERLRRGQGALFEQMLG; the protein is encoded by the coding sequence ATGATCGACGACTGTCTCGTCGTCGAGGTCCGCGTCACGGGCGACGAGTGCCCGCTCGCGGCCGCAACCCGGGCGACCGGGGCGAGACTGGAGGCCGAATCGCCCCTGCTCAGGCGGGACGGCAACGCGCTCCTCCGATTCTCCGCGCCCGCTGACGACGACCTGGCGGCGGCACTCGACGCGGACGAGCGGATCCGGTACCTCCACCGCTCGGCCGGCGACGGTCGCGACCGGTACCGCTGTCTGTCGATGCATCCCTGCGTCGTCCACGACCTCATCGACGCGGGGTTCATGGCCGAGTCGCTGACGTACGCGGACGGCGAGGGGCGGTTCGAGGGCGCGGTCGTCGGGCGCGACGTCCTCCAGGGCGTGATGGAGGCGGCCGGGGAGGCCGTCGGCGTGACGCTCGAACGGGTGTACCCGCTCGGTCCGGATTCGGCCGAGGCGGCGGGACGATGGGACGTGACCCCGCCACAGGAGGCCGCGTTGCGAGCCGCGTTAGCGGCGGGCTACTTTGCAGTTCCCAAGGAATCGACGGCGAGCGAGGTGGCCGCGGAGCTCGGCATCAGCAAGTCGGCGTTCCTGGAGCGGCTCCGACGGGGACAGGGAGCGCTGTTCGAACAGATGCTCGGATGA
- a CDS encoding Phenylacetic acid catabolic protein: MDIEEVTERAGPRQFGPGDDMPEEYRTAATRMIQFHANSEVMGGYLDKEFTRHAPSLDRKLANTAKVQDEVGHAQLLYRAAETLGVKTREEMLEELRVGKGKFLNCFHYPVDSWYEAPMIDFFVDGGAMRRQATLKNTSWTPYAHAMDKVCFEEGFHVKHGESILRELMRGSKATRERTQETFDEWWPRILQFFGPTNDESTHDDFAQQVGLKTVSNDELRNSFLNMYVPKAEKYGLEIPDHPRLFEREDGTMAVREDDLDWDEFWTISKNEYEGSHEQIGSRRRRQDAVDWARQSLDSWESGAGAAAGAAD, translated from the coding sequence ATGGACATCGAGGAGGTCACGGAGCGGGCGGGCCCCCGTCAGTTCGGCCCCGGCGACGACATGCCCGAGGAGTACCGCACGGCGGCGACCCGCATGATCCAGTTCCACGCGAACAGCGAGGTGATGGGCGGCTACCTCGACAAGGAGTTCACGCGACACGCCCCGTCGCTGGACCGGAAGCTGGCGAACACGGCGAAGGTCCAGGACGAGGTCGGGCACGCGCAGTTGCTCTACCGCGCCGCGGAGACGCTCGGCGTGAAGACCCGCGAGGAGATGCTGGAGGAGCTTCGCGTCGGCAAGGGGAAGTTCCTGAACTGCTTTCACTACCCGGTTGACTCGTGGTACGAGGCGCCGATGATCGACTTCTTCGTCGACGGCGGGGCGATGCGTCGGCAGGCGACGCTGAAGAATACCTCGTGGACCCCCTACGCCCACGCGATGGACAAGGTCTGCTTCGAGGAGGGCTTCCACGTCAAGCACGGCGAGTCCATCCTCCGCGAACTCATGCGGGGGTCGAAGGCGACCCGCGAGCGGACCCAGGAGACGTTCGACGAGTGGTGGCCGCGCATCCTCCAGTTCTTCGGGCCGACGAACGACGAGTCCACGCACGACGACTTCGCCCAGCAGGTCGGCCTGAAGACGGTGAGCAACGACGAACTCCGCAACTCGTTCCTGAACATGTACGTCCCGAAGGCCGAGAAGTACGGCCTCGAGATCCCCGACCACCCGCGCCTGTTCGAGCGGGAGGACGGCACGATGGCCGTCCGCGAGGACGACCTCGACTGGGACGAGTTCTGGACCATCTCGAAGAACGAGTACGAGGGGAGCCACGAGCAGATCGGCTCGCGTCGCCGCCGCCAGGACGCCGTCGATTGGGCCCGCCAGTCGCTGGACTCCTGGGAGTCGGGCGCGGGCGCCGCCGCGGGGGCGGCCGACTGA
- the paaB gene encoding 1,2-phenylacetyl-CoA epoxidase subunit PaaB — MIFEVFRQEEAGDYHRHVGNVHAPDREMAKLFASIQHGRRMQTNSLWVVPRPEIGEVDADDVTFGGATDKAYRWAMTYNDIDASFAQEVEDSEAEQREAARKRREAMQEGGD; from the coding sequence ATGATCTTCGAGGTGTTCCGGCAGGAGGAGGCCGGCGACTACCACCGGCACGTCGGCAACGTCCACGCGCCGGACCGCGAGATGGCGAAACTGTTCGCCTCGATCCAGCACGGCCGCCGGATGCAGACCAACTCGCTGTGGGTCGTCCCCCGGCCGGAGATCGGCGAGGTCGACGCCGACGACGTGACGTTCGGCGGCGCGACCGACAAGGCGTACCGCTGGGCGATGACGTACAACGACATCGACGCGTCGTTCGCCCAGGAGGTCGAGGACAGCGAGGCCGAGCAGCGCGAGGCCGCGCGCAAGCGCCGCGAGGCGATGCAGGAGGGGGGTGACTGA
- the paaC gene encoding 1,2-phenylacetyl-CoA epoxidase subunit PaaC, which translates to MAAKLDRGDLSAEGQLALEELLFRLADDEFVHAERLTEWQIYSPTVEADLALANVAQDEFGHARLWYDLLQELGYTEAECIWERPPGEWTHAPLVELPFDDDGWGDAILRGYLYDVAERLRLEALVDTSYAPLADRVGKALSEEDYHREHAQSWLERLTADEEGRERLQSALETLFPHALSLFAPGPREDEILEHGFRTETLSDLRAEWLDVVVPFLESLGLDVPEPDAGGTGDAGEVERPDVRGRDGSHTDDWFDLYEAFTRTYREVEFESPARLRGEEA; encoded by the coding sequence ATGGCCGCGAAACTGGACCGTGGCGACCTGAGCGCCGAAGGGCAGCTCGCGCTGGAGGAACTCCTCTTTCGGCTCGCCGACGACGAGTTCGTTCACGCCGAGCGGCTCACGGAGTGGCAGATCTACTCGCCCACGGTCGAGGCCGACCTGGCGCTCGCGAACGTCGCACAGGACGAGTTCGGCCACGCACGCCTCTGGTACGACCTCCTGCAGGAACTCGGCTACACCGAGGCCGAGTGCATCTGGGAGCGCCCGCCGGGGGAGTGGACCCACGCGCCGCTGGTCGAGCTGCCGTTCGACGACGACGGCTGGGGCGACGCGATCCTCCGGGGCTACCTCTACGACGTGGCCGAGCGACTCAGGCTCGAGGCGCTCGTGGACACGAGCTACGCCCCGCTGGCGGACCGCGTGGGCAAGGCACTCTCCGAGGAGGACTACCACCGCGAGCACGCCCAGAGCTGGCTGGAGCGACTGACCGCGGACGAAGAGGGACGCGAGCGGCTGCAGTCGGCCCTCGAGACCCTGTTCCCGCACGCGCTTTCGCTGTTCGCGCCCGGCCCGCGCGAGGACGAGATCCTCGAGCACGGCTTCCGGACCGAGACGCTGTCGGACCTCCGAGCCGAGTGGCTCGACGTCGTCGTCCCGTTCCTCGAATCGCTCGGGCTCGACGTGCCGGAACCCGATGCCGGCGGGACCGGTGACGCCGGCGAGGTGGAGCGGCCGGACGTCCGGGGTCGTGACGGTAGCCACACCGACGACTGGTTCGACCTGTACGAGGCGTTCACCCGGACCTACCGGGAGGTCGAGTTCGAGTCGCCGGCCCGCCTGCGCGGCGAGGAGGCGTAG
- the paaD gene encoding 1,2-phenylacetyl-CoA epoxidase subunit PaaD: protein MPTNVPLDSEACAYTEYDSGESPEEFPKTGDDATGTEAGVWAALYEVEDPEMPVSVVDLGLVYGVEVDEESGRCEVEMTLTYSGCPARDMLLNDVRCAAETAEGVAEAEVRLRYSPEWNVEMVTERGREDLREFGLSV, encoded by the coding sequence ATGCCGACGAACGTCCCGCTCGACTCCGAAGCGTGCGCCTACACGGAGTACGACTCGGGCGAGTCGCCCGAGGAGTTCCCGAAGACCGGCGACGACGCGACCGGGACGGAAGCGGGCGTCTGGGCCGCCCTCTACGAGGTCGAGGACCCGGAGATGCCGGTGAGCGTCGTCGACCTCGGGCTCGTCTACGGCGTCGAGGTGGACGAGGAGTCGGGCCGCTGCGAGGTCGAGATGACGCTCACTTACTCGGGCTGTCCGGCGCGAGACATGCTGCTCAACGACGTGCGCTGTGCCGCCGAGACCGCCGAGGGCGTCGCGGAGGCCGAGGTCCGTCTGCGCTACTCGCCCGAGTGGAACGTGGAGATGGTGACCGAGCGCGGACGCGAGGACCTCCGCGAGTTCGGCCTGAGCGTGTGA
- the paaE gene encoding 1,2-phenylacetyl-CoA epoxidase subunit PaaE, which translates to MSRNDPSTTATDEDEAAECPYCGSTNTVRDHPKGPGLCRSMHFCEDCQQPFEQFG; encoded by the coding sequence ATGAGCCGGAACGATCCAAGCACGACGGCGACGGACGAGGACGAGGCCGCCGAGTGCCCGTACTGCGGTTCGACGAACACCGTTCGGGACCACCCGAAGGGGCCGGGGCTGTGCCGCTCGATGCACTTCTGTGAGGACTGCCAGCAGCCGTTCGAGCAGTTCGGGTAG
- the thrS gene encoding threonine--tRNA ligase, giving the protein MSDIAVVLPDGSELSVPGGATVEDAAYEIGPGLGDDTIAGVVDGELVDKAAPLHDGARLEIVTDQSEEYLDVLRHSAAHVFAQALQRLHPETNLAIGPPTDEGFYYDVTGVDLDESDFGELEAEMRDIIEADYPIERRELSREEALAAFDDNPYKTEILHEEAAGEDPVSVYEQDDWRDLCKGPHVDSTGKIGAVKLMNISSAYWRGDEENDQLTRVYGTAFESESDLAEFLEMREEAKDRDHRRIAREMDLFSIPTVTGPGLPLYHPPGKTILSELESYVNDLNRDAGYGEVETPHVFRTELWEQSGHYDNYQDDMFLFDVNDEEYGLKPMNCPGHATIFDQGSWSYRDLPVRYAEHGKVYRKEQRGELSGLSRTWAFTIDDGHLFVEPDQIEAEVRTIMEMIEEVLETFDLDVSVDLATRPEKSVGSDEVWEKAESQLEAVLESSALDWGLEPGDGAFYGPKIDFSFEDALGRSWDGPTVQLDFTMPESFDLTYTGEDNEEHRPVMIHRALYGSYERFFMVLIEHFAGKFPLWLAPEQVRILPISDDNLGYAYRTKNELDGFRVEVEDRDMTIGRKIRAAHDDRVPYMVIVGGDEEKSETISVRDRFENEVGDVDPSEFRAHIEAERDEKRTRPDFIDAE; this is encoded by the coding sequence ATGAGCGACATCGCGGTCGTCCTGCCGGACGGCTCGGAACTGTCCGTCCCCGGGGGCGCGACGGTGGAGGACGCGGCCTACGAGATCGGACCCGGTCTCGGGGACGACACCATCGCGGGCGTCGTCGACGGCGAACTGGTCGACAAGGCCGCGCCGCTGCACGACGGCGCGCGCCTGGAGATCGTCACCGACCAGTCCGAGGAGTACTTGGACGTGCTCCGCCACTCGGCGGCCCACGTGTTCGCACAGGCGCTCCAGCGGCTCCACCCCGAGACGAATCTCGCCATCGGTCCGCCGACCGACGAGGGGTTCTACTACGACGTGACCGGCGTCGACCTCGACGAGTCCGACTTCGGGGAACTCGAAGCCGAGATGCGCGACATCATCGAGGCCGACTACCCCATCGAGCGCCGCGAACTGTCCCGCGAGGAGGCGCTCGCCGCCTTCGATGACAACCCGTACAAGACCGAGATCCTCCACGAGGAGGCCGCGGGCGAGGACCCCGTCTCCGTCTACGAGCAGGACGACTGGCGCGACCTCTGCAAGGGACCCCACGTCGATTCGACCGGGAAGATCGGCGCGGTGAAGCTGATGAACATCTCCTCGGCCTACTGGCGCGGCGACGAGGAGAACGACCAGCTCACCCGGGTGTACGGCACGGCGTTCGAGTCCGAGTCCGACCTGGCGGAGTTCCTAGAGATGCGCGAGGAGGCGAAGGACCGCGACCACCGGCGTATCGCCCGGGAGATGGATCTGTTCTCCATCCCGACGGTGACGGGACCGGGGCTGCCGCTGTATCATCCGCCGGGCAAGACGATCCTCTCGGAACTCGAGTCGTACGTCAACGACCTCAACCGGGACGCGGGCTACGGCGAGGTCGAGACGCCACACGTGTTCCGGACGGAGCTCTGGGAACAGTCGGGCCACTACGACAACTATCAGGACGACATGTTCCTCTTCGACGTGAACGACGAGGAGTACGGCCTGAAGCCGATGAACTGCCCGGGCCACGCGACCATCTTCGATCAGGGCTCGTGGAGCTACCGCGACCTGCCCGTCCGCTATGCGGAACACGGGAAGGTGTACCGCAAGGAGCAGCGCGGCGAACTCTCGGGACTCTCGCGGACCTGGGCGTTCACCATCGACGACGGCCACCTGTTCGTCGAACCCGACCAGATCGAAGCCGAGGTCCGGACCATCATGGAGATGATCGAGGAGGTGCTGGAGACGTTCGATCTCGACGTCTCGGTCGATCTCGCGACGCGTCCCGAGAAGTCGGTCGGGAGCGACGAGGTGTGGGAGAAGGCCGAAAGCCAGCTCGAGGCGGTGCTGGAGTCCTCGGCGCTCGACTGGGGGCTCGAACCGGGCGACGGCGCGTTCTACGGGCCGAAGATCGACTTCAGCTTCGAGGACGCGCTCGGCCGAAGCTGGGACGGCCCGACGGTCCAGCTCGACTTCACGATGCCCGAGAGTTTCGATCTCACCTACACGGGCGAGGACAACGAGGAGCACCGGCCGGTGATGATCCACCGGGCGCTCTACGGCTCCTACGAGCGCTTCTTCATGGTTCTGATCGAACACTTCGCGGGGAAGTTCCCGCTCTGGCTCGCGCCCGAGCAGGTCCGGATCCTCCCCATCTCGGACGACAACCTGGGCTACGCCTACCGGACGAAGAACGAACTCGACGGGTTCCGCGTCGAGGTCGAGGACCGCGACATGACCATCGGGCGGAAGATCCGCGCGGCCCACGACGACCGCGTACCGTACATGGTCATCGTCGGCGGCGACGAGGAGAAATCCGAGACCATCTCGGTGCGCGACCGGTTCGAGAACGAGGTCGGGGACGTCGATCCGAGCGAGTTCCGCGCCCACATCGAAGCCGAGCGCGACGAGAAGCGCACGCGACCGGACTTCATCGACGCCGAATAA
- a CDS encoding Zn-dependent hydrolase yields MNVQVDGDRLRADIEANAAFGEVEVAEGRGRTVRCGTEANRLARERFVKRLEDAGLDVTVDAVGNVAGAWTPASAGPDAAPVAAGSHLDSVPEGGIFDGPLGAYAALEAVRAMQDAGVEPARPLVVVSFTEEEGQRFAEGLLGSSVAAGERSLEDALALTDDEGVTLEEALTDVGFRGEGVLDASEWDAWYELHVEQDATLEDAEVPVGVVTDITGITHCEVLIRGEANHAGATSMVDRTDALAAAAEFVLDVESAANDVVETSSESAVGTVGSLSVSPNATNVVPGKVEAGVDVRDVDAESMETVVAAARDSLERLETERGVDTEFSRPFDLSPTPMSDRLRAAAHDAGEAAGIGTLDLHSGAAHDTMYVAGVTDAALLFAPSRDGISHNPREWTDWVDCADATRVMAGAMADVATE; encoded by the coding sequence ATGAACGTGCAGGTCGACGGGGATCGACTCCGCGCCGACATCGAGGCGAACGCGGCCTTCGGCGAGGTCGAGGTCGCGGAGGGACGGGGCCGGACCGTGCGCTGCGGGACGGAGGCGAACCGACTCGCGCGCGAACGGTTCGTGAAACGACTGGAGGACGCGGGACTCGACGTCACCGTCGACGCCGTCGGCAACGTCGCCGGCGCGTGGACCCCCGCCTCGGCGGGCCCGGACGCCGCGCCGGTCGCGGCCGGGAGCCACCTGGATTCGGTTCCGGAGGGCGGCATCTTCGACGGCCCGCTCGGCGCCTACGCCGCGCTGGAGGCCGTCCGTGCGATGCAGGACGCCGGGGTCGAGCCGGCGCGACCCCTCGTCGTCGTCTCGTTCACCGAGGAGGAGGGACAGCGCTTTGCCGAGGGATTGCTGGGCTCCTCCGTGGCGGCCGGGGAACGCTCCCTCGAGGACGCGCTCGCGCTGACTGACGACGAAGGGGTCACCCTGGAGGAAGCACTGACGGACGTCGGCTTCCGGGGTGAAGGGGTGCTCGACGCGTCCGAGTGGGACGCCTGGTACGAACTCCACGTCGAGCAGGACGCGACCCTGGAGGACGCGGAGGTCCCGGTCGGCGTCGTGACCGACATCACCGGAATCACGCACTGTGAGGTCCTCATCCGGGGTGAGGCGAACCATGCGGGGGCGACGTCGATGGTCGACCGGACGGACGCGCTCGCGGCCGCAGCCGAGTTCGTCCTGGACGTCGAGTCGGCCGCGAACGACGTGGTCGAGACGAGCAGCGAGTCGGCGGTCGGGACCGTCGGGTCGCTGTCGGTCTCCCCGAACGCGACGAACGTCGTCCCCGGCAAGGTCGAGGCCGGCGTGGACGTGCGCGACGTGGACGCCGAGTCGATGGAGACGGTGGTCGCGGCGGCGCGCGACTCGCTCGAGCGACTCGAGACGGAACGCGGCGTCGACACCGAGTTCTCGCGGCCGTTCGATCTGTCCCCGACGCCGATGAGCGACCGACTCCGCGCGGCCGCCCACGACGCGGGCGAGGCGGCCGGGATCGGGACGCTCGACCTCCACTCGGGGGCCGCCCACGACACGATGTACGTCGCCGGCGTGACCGACGCGGCGCTGCTGTTCGCCCCGTCGCGCGACGGGATCAGTCACAACCCCCGCGAGTGGACCGACTGGGTCGACTGCGCCGACGCGACGCGGGTGATGGCCGGCGCGATGGCCGACGTGGCGACCGAATAG
- a CDS encoding ABC transporter substrate-binding protein produces the protein MTDDEGRTEAPTRREYVKYGGAVIGGGLLAGCAGRSESDPTRTPDATQQPANTGDKTEPETSTSTAEQSYSVELSPVGEVTLEEPPTNVFTHFPWFPDMASALGQGETINNLWWDGTVAGLEYFTAGFDDFEIEWADAAGQYGFAKEQVYELDSDLHLVDPAWVTSQDGWDRDDVDEIADNVGPWLGNYYSNFHSTPPESWADGYEYYDLWELFDSVATMYGERSRYEALRAVHDDLLATIEAGLPPESERPTAAYLSISADLSSIYLLRLNAPGYWNSHTRPLGAVDAFGDEEFSGPFLQVDMEALLEAEPDVILGLWTVTETFDFGTLKQNLAEDPVGSELSAVRNDRVYPQGTRWQGPLMNLFQLEMTAKQLYPEQFGAWPAYENGDSYPEFGADEQLFDHQRVADVINGDF, from the coding sequence ATGACGGACGACGAGGGCCGGACCGAGGCACCGACACGGCGCGAGTACGTGAAGTACGGCGGGGCAGTCATCGGGGGAGGGCTGCTCGCGGGATGCGCCGGGCGATCGGAGAGTGACCCGACGCGGACGCCGGACGCGACCCAGCAACCGGCGAACACGGGCGATAAAACGGAGCCCGAGACGTCGACCTCGACGGCGGAACAGAGTTACTCCGTCGAGCTGTCACCCGTCGGCGAGGTCACGCTGGAGGAGCCGCCGACGAACGTCTTCACCCACTTCCCGTGGTTCCCGGACATGGCAAGCGCGCTCGGGCAAGGAGAGACCATCAACAACCTCTGGTGGGACGGAACGGTGGCGGGGCTCGAGTACTTCACCGCCGGGTTCGACGATTTCGAGATCGAGTGGGCGGACGCCGCGGGACAGTACGGCTTCGCGAAGGAACAGGTGTACGAACTCGACAGTGACCTCCACCTCGTGGACCCCGCCTGGGTCACCTCACAGGACGGCTGGGACCGGGACGACGTGGATGAAATCGCCGACAACGTCGGGCCGTGGCTCGGCAACTACTACAGTAACTTTCACTCGACGCCCCCCGAGTCGTGGGCTGATGGGTACGAGTACTACGACCTCTGGGAGCTGTTCGACTCCGTCGCGACGATGTACGGGGAACGGTCACGGTACGAGGCGCTCCGGGCCGTCCACGACGACTTGCTGGCGACGATCGAGGCGGGACTCCCGCCGGAGTCGGAGCGGCCGACCGCGGCCTACCTCTCGATCTCGGCGGACCTCTCCAGCATCTACCTGCTCCGACTGAACGCGCCCGGCTACTGGAACTCCCACACCCGACCGCTCGGCGCGGTCGACGCCTTCGGCGACGAGGAATTTTCGGGACCGTTCCTGCAAGTCGACATGGAGGCGCTGTTGGAAGCCGAACCGGACGTGATACTCGGACTGTGGACGGTCACGGAGACCTTCGATTTCGGAACGCTGAAGCAGAACCTGGCGGAGGACCCCGTCGGGAGCGAGTTATCCGCCGTCCGGAACGACCGGGTGTACCCGCAGGGGACGCGGTGGCAGGGACCGCTGATGAACCTGTTCCAGCTCGAAATGACCGCGAAGCAACTGTACCCCGAGCAGTTCGGTGCGTGGCCGGCCTACGAGAACGGGGACTCGTACCCCGAGTTCGGTGCCGACGAACAGCTGTTCGACCACCAGCGGGTCGCCGACGTCATCAACGGCGACTTCTGA
- a CDS encoding ZIP family metal transporter — protein sequence MVDQLFVDLVGSNPLLQAIVGGLVIAGLNLVGASLVLVYRDPSERALDGALGFAAGVMLAASFTSLIVPGIDATEVIVPGVPATGLLTPAPVLVGILLGVFVLDQADHWVPHVHVLITGRRRTDQTVTDSGVASVILFIVAITIHNMPEGLAVGVGFGSGDVANAIALMLAIGIQNVPEGFAVSVAAVNAGFDRRAYAVLTGIRSGLVEIPLVVVGAVAVTIAMPILPYAMGFAAGGMLFVISDEILPETHARGNERLATLGTMLGVVVMLYLDVALAA from the coding sequence ATGGTCGATCAGCTGTTCGTCGACCTCGTCGGGTCGAACCCGCTGTTGCAGGCGATAGTCGGCGGGCTCGTCATCGCGGGGCTCAACCTCGTCGGCGCGTCGCTGGTGCTCGTCTACCGGGATCCGAGCGAGCGCGCGCTCGACGGCGCGCTCGGCTTCGCCGCCGGCGTCATGCTCGCAGCGTCGTTCACCAGCCTCATCGTCCCCGGCATCGACGCGACGGAGGTCATCGTCCCCGGCGTCCCCGCGACGGGGCTCCTCACGCCGGCTCCGGTGCTGGTCGGAATCCTCCTCGGCGTGTTCGTGCTGGACCAGGCTGACCACTGGGTTCCCCACGTCCACGTCCTCATCACCGGCCGACGACGGACCGACCAGACCGTCACGGACTCGGGGGTCGCCTCGGTCATCCTCTTCATCGTCGCCATCACGATTCACAACATGCCGGAGGGACTGGCCGTCGGCGTCGGGTTCGGGTCGGGCGACGTCGCCAACGCGATCGCGCTGATGCTCGCCATCGGCATCCAGAACGTCCCGGAGGGGTTCGCCGTCTCGGTGGCGGCGGTCAACGCCGGCTTCGACCGGCGGGCGTACGCGGTCCTGACCGGCATCAGGTCCGGACTCGTCGAGATTCCGCTGGTCGTCGTCGGCGCGGTCGCAGTGACGATAGCGATGCCCATCCTCCCGTACGCGATGGGGTTTGCGGCGGGCGGGATGCTGTTCGTCATCTCGGACGAGATCCTGCCGGAGACGCACGCGCGCGGCAACGAGCGGCTGGCGACGCTGGGGACGATGCTCGGGGTCGTGGTGATGTTGTATCTGGACGTGGCGCTCGCGGCGTGA
- a CDS encoding mechanosensitive ion channel family protein, whose protein sequence is MTAAAVTAVVLTPRIVRTVQRIVRRRLVDDDLIPGELAELDWLVPITLVVRTLQLAVLLAVALATLVAWGRLELALLAVSGMEMTVPVLANVLVTVGLVAAALVGIDVLEARLDAYAAESDNINRHQQGIVFRVLQLSVLAAAGVATLTLWGVNLSGLLVGAGFLGIVVGTAARSTIGSLIAGFVLMFSRPFELGDWIELDGEEGIVTDITVINTRLRNASGETVVVPNERVANATITNRSRIGQLRLSVDVGVDYDADLETAEATITGALVEADGVLENPGPQVVPKSFDDSAVVLECRYWIENPSAPRRALTTATVVRDVKAALEEAGVKIPFPQRELTGREETDGFRVGRRDEAASVSRPADGTRN, encoded by the coding sequence GTGACGGCCGCCGCCGTGACGGCCGTCGTGCTCACCCCCCGGATCGTCAGGACCGTCCAGCGGATCGTCCGTCGGCGACTCGTCGACGACGACCTGATCCCCGGCGAACTAGCGGAACTGGACTGGCTCGTCCCGATCACGCTCGTCGTCCGGACCCTGCAGCTGGCGGTGTTGCTCGCGGTCGCGCTTGCGACGCTCGTCGCCTGGGGACGGCTCGAACTCGCGCTGCTTGCCGTGTCCGGGATGGAGATGACCGTTCCCGTGCTGGCCAACGTGCTCGTGACCGTCGGGCTCGTCGCGGCCGCGCTCGTCGGCATCGACGTGCTGGAGGCGCGACTGGACGCCTACGCGGCGGAGTCGGACAACATCAACCGTCACCAGCAGGGGATCGTCTTCCGGGTGCTCCAGCTCTCGGTGCTCGCGGCGGCCGGCGTCGCCACGCTCACGCTCTGGGGCGTGAACCTCAGCGGGCTCCTCGTCGGTGCGGGCTTTCTCGGCATCGTCGTGGGGACCGCCGCGCGGTCGACCATCGGCTCGCTCATCGCGGGGTTCGTCCTCATGTTCTCCCGCCCGTTCGAACTGGGCGACTGGATCGAACTCGACGGCGAGGAGGGGATCGTCACCGACATCACCGTCATCAACACGAGGCTCCGGAACGCGTCGGGAGAAACCGTCGTCGTGCCGAACGAACGGGTAGCGAACGCGACGATCACGAACCGGAGCCGCATCGGGCAACTGCGGCTCTCGGTGGACGTCGGCGTCGACTACGACGCCGACCTCGAGACCGCCGAGGCCACCATCACCGGAGCCCTGGTCGAGGCCGACGGCGTCCTCGAGAACCCGGGGCCACAGGTCGTGCCCAAGTCGTTCGACGACTCGGCGGTCGTCCTCGAGTGCCGGTACTGGATCGAGAACCCGAGCGCGCCCCGCCGCGCCCTGACGACCGCGACGGTCGTGCGGGACGTGAAGGCCGCGCTCGAGGAAGCCGGCGTCAAGATCCCGTTCCCGCAGCGGGAACTCACCGGGCGCGAGGAGACCGACGGCTTCCGCGTCGGGAGACGCGACGAGGCGGCGAGCGTCTCCCGCCCGGCCGACGGCACCCGGAACTGA